The Tripterygium wilfordii isolate XIE 37 chromosome 1, ASM1340144v1, whole genome shotgun sequence sequence CCTTCATCTTCAGTATTGTGTGGCTTATGAATTCATTATTGTCAAAAGAATCGGTGCGTAGGTAAAGGCGAAAGTTCtggaagaaaataagaaaaatattgattttttatttcttaattaataaggttttttttaaatttttttttaaagcctTTAATCAAATTTTCTGATGTGGCACATATTATAAATCTGAAAATGATGTGTACAAACCACGTATCCACTCCAGTTGCCAGATAAGCAATTTTCGGCTATCATTCATCAGCACAGTGATTTTGAGATATAAATGACTTGCTTTTTGAAACATTAAGGATATTTaggataaattttaaactttaaagacaaaaacgaaaaaaacgTGGAACTTCGAGAGCAAAAAATATGGTTTACCCTTAAAAATACGGAAGTCTCTCAATGACTACTTGATTTCATTACTCATAAGGAGCTCTCCAGGTTTAAGCTTCACTGGGTTTCGTTCTTTTTCGAGGATTGAATTGGAGATTAGTTGAACCATTGAAGCCATTGAAGACAAGTTAAAGGGTATGAGAATTCTGTCTCTCTCTTTAACCTGTTCTATGTAAAGGTTCTGTTAATTGAATCTTCACCTTCTTCGGTTTTGTTTTTATGCAGAAGGTGATGCCTTTACAGAATGAGTCTTCGTCTCCAACCAACAATTTTCGTGCTCGTTATTTCTACTTTCTTGGTCACTTTAATCGGAGCTCATAACTGCAGTAACTCCTGTGGAACCGGAAAATCTGCTCAGTCTGTGCCATACCCATTTGGGTTCTCTTCTGGTTGCCCGATCCGATTGAACTGTAGCTCCGACACCGGCGCAGTCAAAATCGAAGAATTTGTTGTCCAGAACATTACCCCTAGCGGTATCCTAGTCGATCTCCCTCCGAAATGCGACCGACCCATCAACTCAATCAAGCCGCTTTTTGGTCGCAATTACGCTTTGGCATGGCAGAACAGTCTGCTTTTGCAAAATTGTATTGGTTCGCTTAATGGGTGTGTTATTCCGACGAGTATGATCAGTCGCCGATTCGACTTACAGAGCTGCGATTCTAATAAAAGCAACGTCATTAGCTGTGTCTCTCCGGAGGATAATAAGGGAATTGATGTATTGAGTTACGAGAACGTGAACAGGATTCAATGCACGGTCTTGTTCTCTTCGATTTCCTTTGACTTGGGGTACTCGCCCCAGTTTCAGAGGATTGAGTTGGGATGGTGGCTTAGTGGGTCGTGTTTTGCTGCTAATGATTGTGACCGAAATGCCGATTGCACGAACATTCAACTCCCCAATGCTAACGGGTACCGATGCCGGTGTAAACCAGGTTTTGAAGGTGATGGGTTCGTCGCCGGCGATGGTTGCCGGAAAAGTGAGTAAACTCTTAACATGACGACTCTTAACTATTTTGGTGTTTGAATGACCAATCATCATTAGACCTCCTGCATGTTTCCAAAacatgaaatttaaaattttctagcTGTCAAAACATGTGATTTAGGTTTAGGATAGGAAACGACAGGTTTAATCTAATGATGGTCTTTGCTGATCTCTGTTACCTTTGATTTTGTCAAACAGTTGCAGATTGCAATCTTTCAAAGTATATGGCCGGCCGATGTAGAGGAAAAACGAGAGTTGGTGTTCTTGTTGGAGGTAGGTCTTTCTCTTTCACGTCTCGAAGATGAAAACAGATGTAATATTTGACTCATTTCCATGCATCTTTTTCTTCTGCATATTTTACATTGTTTTATTGTCAGGGATTGTAGCTGGAGCTGTGTTAATGGGTCTTCTGGCTATTGCATGTTGTGTAATCCGCCGTCGATCCACCTTGAAAGATCGACCAAGTGCAAAACGCTATATTGTTTTTGTATAAGGCTATCCACATCAGTTGCTGCAAATTGAAACGGAACTGTAATTTTAGAGTTTGTATTTTGTCTTGTAGTGGAAACTGAGTCACACATCTGTGACTGGATTGGAAACTGTAACTTGGTTGTTTGCTACAGTCACACGTTGGGCAGTCCGTGTAACTGTAGCAACCTCATGcctttatttaataaaaaaaatcagttctCTCTCTCATCCTACACATACAACGAAACGGAAAAAACTCACTATTGGTCTTTAGTTGTTTTATGGTTGTTTATCTGCAACTCCTCTATAAATTGGACTCGTGTATTTTTGAGTGGGTAATGTTAGAATATTGGTCATATTAGAATACCTGAGTCAGCCACCTTTAAAACAACTTTATCAACTGGAAATACTTAGTCATTCATTAAACAATATTGATCATAGTGAGCAGATGAACCAATATTggtcatattaaaaaaaacatagacAAGAACATCACAATCATAGTACATATGTATTCATTCTTTTGGTGATGATTCCAAAGTTGCTCGATAagtattaatattaatatcaattgattattatttaatataataatattttatgttataatatgttgtaaaatatattaactttaaattattaaatgtgattgtagaaatgaatatttaaatgatttagagtgtgGTTTAGAGTGTCTGATGTGTGGATATACTTTTTGATAAACTGTAAATTTGTAAAAAGTGTGTAAAAACTGtatatttagagtttttgtcaAGAGTGTAGCCTAAGATGTGTAATAGATTCTACCTAATTTAGTGATATTGTAATAGATCATAGACAGATTACATGCACAAATTAAACATCATATCGATCTATTGATCTAATACTTAGAAGGTTAGTTCATTAGCATATCCAACGGTAACAAAGAATGTAACATTTGATGTCTTGATAGTAATGTTAAAATCTAATTATCAAGTGTTAAAAACTAATTATCAAGTGTATGCGCTATAATAGTAGCACATTTTCCATCACTCAATAACACCAATTACCAATTGCTTTCCCTCGCTcttgtctctctttctctctcttgggTACACGTGACGAAATTTTAATGGTTTATGTGGGTCGAGCAAATATACTATTCACAACTTAAAGGGCATTCCAAATTTGGAGTGTCTCTAAAATCTCCATATGTTTTTTAGAAGTTATTTTCATCCATTGTGGAGCTCTAACactccaaaatctccataaaGTGGTTTTCTAAAATCTCCATGTGTTTTCAAGAGACTATTTTCACTCATTGTGGAGCTCTAGCactccaaaatctccataaaaTGCACTTGAAAAAGTGTCCAGCATCTCCAATAGTGGCTACTCCAAATTCGTTTATACTTGTACAAACTctcaattttcaagttttttaaaCATTTTGTCCCACCGTGGTAAATATGTCAAGCACTTCAAAAGTTTTCATTttcctcactcctctctctaGATTCATATACGGAGGTGTCAACAATGTGTGGCGTCCATTGTGTGGATCTTGTTTTGTTCACTATTTACCATTTAATAAACACTCCAAATATGGAGTGTCCAAAATCTCCGACCTTTTTTCAAGAGTCAAAACATTCCCATTTTGGGGGCatcaaatgctaaatatatcAAGAAATTATCATTTGGTGTACTCCAAATTGCTCCTATtaaagcatccacaatgggaagtAGCGTACATGAGTTTACAGGGGCCCTGGGTGAGCTCTAGAAAAAGggctgtgttttcttttttatttattttaaaatcaaaaaattttcttctattgattttttagttaaaatatgtggagaattgttagtttttaattgattttttgtgtttggattaatataaaattaatatttttttcaaaaatttggggcCCTGGGGATTTGGAGGCCCGGGACGACCGCCCCTGTCGCCCCACCCCAGGGCCGCCACTGACAATGGGCACACTTGTGCCCACACTCCAAACACCTCAATTCTTGTTTCACTATCTATTTAACAAGTGTTACATTTCAATGTTACATCCACAATGGACACTTGaaccaacacttcatactctctctcttcccctctgaccggacctctattttgaggtcctaatactatctaattaggaggttctagtgcttatagtaatttatttgtgtttaaataaagtaattttacccttatacatgtttcccgttggttctgcaggaaatcgggcttaaatgactgaattgggcaagttggagcactttttggccactttttgctgtgaggtgtcgggacttagattatgaagatattcttgaagactacaagctccaacggtacactaatctatggccgagattgaattgttttatgaatggattagattacaacaagacttgaagggttaagatgatcatttaaaggtgaatccaatggttgtgcataagacaacattcttgcttgcaatttttgacttaaaagaagatcttacttgatttttggagtcaaagatggctgcaagttgctacacatttaaaaggaaattgttggagataccaatgccaagatttggtgcaagtttgatcaaatggtcaaagatgacaaaattgttggagataccaaggtcaagatttggtgcaagtttaatcaaatggtcaaagatggctgcaagtgcacatgacaactcaaatcttgcaaagctagacttggaaaataatgcaagtgcaacggctacatattgcaaggttgagatttaaggaattattcattcacttctccaacatgaagccaccataggagtagtgtatatctagtttctctctctaagttttctttattgtttttggtgctttctcttgattttgtataaactctgatttagatgacaatagattggatgtttattgcaacaatcatgagtgggtagttctcttctctagtttctaatcccgaaaggtggatgcaaggtttcgattactcaaggtatgctcaaagggtcgtagtttcgatccttctcttttaatttcgtgatagttgtgtgattggatatatgagaatgacatatttgattgtattcttggattgtctagtctagggattgcatctaatgtgttagattgagaattgttaaactcattgcatgatttccttaattaattgagttttccattgcatagctattaattatgtgtattgatgatggggttttgggttaatttaggaatgtgcatgggagagttatggttaattgatctttgagtgtgaaactagggtgttagccaagccgagccccaagggggaacattaatccataatattaggtgcttatccctttgcgttcatcgtagattaagagacccgatggcctacatgtatgaattgaagtcttatatcccaattctctttgcatatgcatgattgatagtatcacacaatgcattgtgtatggttgtgtgtgtttgcaatgataccttgagtatgagaaccgagtaaccaccgggacggattagagactaggtttttaattaattgttttaaatccaatttgtgcttactttgattacaaaatcgctcatgctaccgagtcattcggcccatttcttttacttgctttaatttgatattcattgtgtttgttagtgttagctagtcatttgcatatcattcacttcaaatttgcattgcttcctcgtggatcgataccggactcaccggtttattacttgacgataccctacacttggggtaagtacacacacacactttgctgtcggtcaagtttttggcgccgttgccggggaagtgagtgtcaaagacggagctgggtggcttgtagatgctagttttatgctattaaacgtcatcaaataaggaaggagcacggtcacgcttcaagggtaacttcgttcctcccttttacttgctttctagtgtagttgaattagtatagttgctgaaaaaaaaaaaaaaaaaaaaaaaaaatttgtgaggagaacttggcggatggggctaacttagattcctgtgggcgatggatgccaccttgtttgctgcttggtagtgatacgttgtttaaGAGAGCtttttgcatttttatttttatcactacttgctacatcttggtgtgttattgttcctaaggttgattgttgctctattcctatccttgctcttgttcttgcttaatattgttcttggttgttcattaattgaaaaaaaaaataataaataaaaaaaaaatcttgtgttacttgacgtggttgattgctacttttgtgtgttacttgctattgttacttgccatcatgtctcaacctagagataatgttagtgggcatgggtctaatagagatgggataagtggtgatataaatgtgagtgatgcggggagtgtacgtgggggtgatatgaatcttgatgcattgcgtcgtcttttgcaacatgtgaatattgatgagttgatgaatccggtgcaagggcaagatgtccaaattggcaatgcccaaaatttgcaaaatgttcaagttgagcatgctttgcaaaatgcacctcaaccacttcaacaagacaatgcggcgcaatttgccccacaaaatgtccacccacctatgtattatcaaatgccacaagtgccacaatatgctcccttcggacaaaatttatatgcacctcctccttttgactacattcatgcacatgagtaccaaccctttaggcaagcacaatcttcacaccaatgtatagctccaccatcttaccaaccatgcaccccaccccaagagagatcacttgaggatacgcttcaaatattcatggaagctcaattggaggttaatcaaaggagatttgaatttcgtgagcaaaccaatagagccttggaagatttaagaagccaattgacaaagatcactcaaacattagaatttcaattcgaaacttcaagtgaggggttggatgtgcaagaacaagaacaacccatcattacctcagggagtgggatagtaattgacaataccatgactcctaaggtaagtgaggatgagaaattagtggaagacgtgggtggtgaggtgaaaaatgttgtaGTTGGAGATaaatcatgtcgagacaaggacaattatcaagttgaaaaggttgaggaaaagagcgaagagaagagaaatgaagagaaagaggagaacaaagtgagaccaaaagggaatgagttacaccttgggagggcaattgagtacatccctaagctttatattcactctcatgttgaggacaaattaaagttgacacttgcacatgattcaattgaggttgtactagcattggttgagaaaggtagtaaacttttgattgagggagatgctatgaaaggagttttgaaatccttaactatttacggtgtgggatttttatcctctcttttaggagctttagagccttccccactcaaagttgaatcataccaagtgcatcctcaaaaaccaaaaaaaatacctttaccaagtggatttaaaaagtcctctaaatgctactttgcacagaaattttttacagaaattaaaaaagtatggcgtcccaaatcccaattacaattttttccatgtgagtttcgggaaaaagggaccgaatcatgcgtggtccgtcatgttcctcaacatgggagtagtgattatgaggatgttcttgggatctcaaggatcccaattctcccatgtgtcatggttagactccaccctt is a genomic window containing:
- the LOC119998154 gene encoding wall-associated receptor kinase-like 14; this translates as MSLRLQPTIFVLVISTFLVTLIGAHNCSNSCGTGKSAQSVPYPFGFSSGCPIRLNCSSDTGAVKIEEFVVQNITPSGILVDLPPKCDRPINSIKPLFGRNYALAWQNSLLLQNCIGSLNGCVIPTSMISRRFDLQSCDSNKSNVISCVSPEDNKGIDVLSYENVNRIQCTVLFSSISFDLGYSPQFQRIELGWWLSGSCFAANDCDRNADCTNIQLPNANGYRCRCKPGFEGDGFVAGDGCRKIADCNLSKYMAGRCRGKTRVGVLVGGIVAGAVLMGLLAIACCVIRRRSTLKDRPSAKRYIVFV